The Synechococcus sp. RS9916 DNA segment GCACTGGGATTCAATGCAGCCGTGGGCTGGATGGCGGGAGGTCTCGCCATGGCCTTCCTGATCACCCTGGTGCTGCCGGCTGAAATCGGAAAAATGAAGAGCAAGCCTGCCTTCTCGGCGCTGTTCTCCAAATCCCACGGAATCAATGTGTTGTCCCTGGCGCGGTTCTTCCTGTTCGGAGCCCGGGATGTGTGGTTTGTGGTCGCCCTGCCGGTGTTCCTTGAGGCCTCACTCAAGTGGAGCTTCTGGGAGATCGGTGGCTTCCTGGGCCTGTGGGTGATCGGCTACGGAATCGTGCAGGGTTCCGCTCCGGGGCTGCGCAAGCTCTGGGGGCAGAGCCAAAGTCCTGGCTCTGCAGCAGTGCAATTTTGGTCGGCGTTACTCACCGCCATTCCTGGTTTGATCGCGGTCGCCCTATGGCGCAATGCCGATGTGAGCATCGCAATCACCGCAGGGCTGGCAGCCTTTGGCGTTGTGTTCGCGATGAATTCATCCATCCACTCCTACATGGTGCTCGCCTACACCGACCAGGAGAACGTCAGCCTCAACGTTGGTTTCTATTACATGGCCAACGCTGCCGGACGCCTGGTGGGCACCCTGCTCTCCGGCGCTGTCTTCATGCTCGGGCGCACCGAAGCAGCGGGCATGCAGGCCTGCCTGTGGGCATCGACTCTGTTGGTGTTGCTGTCATGGGTGACAAGCCTGCGTTTGCCACCCACCAAAGCCGCAACGGCCTGACACAACCAGGATGATGCTCCTTAGATCGCTCCATAAGCATTCCTCGGCCATGACATTCCGCAACCGGATCATCAAAGGGATGGCCTGGACCATGGCAGCAACGATCGGGTTCGCCGGTGAGCTGGTGCGAGCAGCCGAACCCCAACCCCGCCAAACAGTGACTGTGCTGAGGGTGAACAACGGCCAGGAAGTCTTGGTGGAGATGAATGGGACAGGCCTCAGCGTCCGGCTGAGCTGTCTGCAAGCACCACGACCCTCGCAACAACCCTGGGCCCAACAAGCCACTGAAGCGCTTCAACAACAGCTCCCCAAAGGCAGTGAGCTGATCTTTGAACTCCGCGCCCGCGATGTTTACGGGCGCCAGGTGGGACGCCTTCTCCGGCGCAGAACCGACGCCGGTCCTGGTGAAGACGTGGCCGAACGACTGCTCCGTGACGGCAAGGTGTTCACCTACGACGGCTATCTCGGTCGCTGTGACGATCTCCCCTACAGCCGCTGGGAAATCGAAGCCCGCAAAAAGCGTTTGGGTGTTTGGAAAAAGCCAGGAGGGCTGGCACGTCCCTGGGACGTGCGCGATCGGATGGGGGACAACCCGCCTCCCCCGTAGGAAGGAGAAACCGTCTTCATCGACACATCAGCAATGGCCGCCGCAAGGCTGAATGGAAGGGTCTCTACGCCATCTATGGCCTACGAACCAGGTAGTCAGGACTGCCGCCTCTTAATTGATGCAAAGGTCAGTTTGGAGAGGGCCTTGCACACCTTGAGTGGATTGCCGCATACCGACCACATCCAACGACAGCTCGTCTCGATCTATAACCAACTGGAAG contains these protein-coding regions:
- a CDS encoding thermonuclease family protein codes for the protein MTFRNRIIKGMAWTMAATIGFAGELVRAAEPQPRQTVTVLRVNNGQEVLVEMNGTGLSVRLSCLQAPRPSQQPWAQQATEALQQQLPKGSELIFELRARDVYGRQVGRLLRRRTDAGPGEDVAERLLRDGKVFTYDGYLGRCDDLPYSRWEIEARKKRLGVWKKPGGLARPWDVRDRMGDNPPPP
- the arsJ gene encoding organoarsenical effux MFS transporter ArsJ, encoding MKLSALQQYGVVTANYWAFTLTDGALRMLVVFHFHELGYSTLEIAFLFLFYEFFGVITNLYGGWIGARYGLRLTLWVGTLLQILALMMLIPVSESWPKLLSVGYVMAAQAISGIAKDLNKMSAKSAIKTVVGSGSDAADQNNQQLFRWVAILTGSKNALKGVGFFLGGILLTALGFNAAVGWMAGGLAMAFLITLVLPAEIGKMKSKPAFSALFSKSHGINVLSLARFFLFGARDVWFVVALPVFLEASLKWSFWEIGGFLGLWVIGYGIVQGSAPGLRKLWGQSQSPGSAAVQFWSALLTAIPGLIAVALWRNADVSIAITAGLAAFGVVFAMNSSIHSYMVLAYTDQENVSLNVGFYYMANAAGRLVGTLLSGAVFMLGRTEAAGMQACLWASTLLVLLSWVTSLRLPPTKAATA